The following are from one region of the Pocillopora verrucosa isolate sample1 chromosome 3, ASM3666991v2, whole genome shotgun sequence genome:
- the LOC131798729 gene encoding secretion-regulating guanine nucleotide exchange factor isoform X1, producing the protein MADGTSLKKASKSELFSWGANSYGQLCCGHKNDVSFPENVGASCHLKNSVVAAIDGGGGHTAIITGKGKLFMCGWNNKGQLGLGDTEDRQILCHVQGLSCVKTVSCGWNHTLAVTDAGLFVWGSNAFGQLGIEKLGGHMTTPAKSQYFTYEEVISTAAGLRHSLVALANGSVWSWGANKKGQLGIGKTGGNCSTPQQVLFSDGQQIIEVVAGAYHSAVLTTSGHVFCWGSNQHGQCGKPPDIHSTEHQIFIKPQLIGGLLTSVTVTQVHTGWSHLLAVTEDIKVFSWGRADYGQLGLGDDVVQLGFSSEPAEVVRVRGANQVLCGAEHNIALLDSGSVMTWGWNEHGICGSEDETRNVHQPSVVSKLHDYITSLIGCGGGHSFAVVKG; encoded by the exons ATGGCGGATGGGACGTCTTTGAAGAAAGCATCAAAAAGTGAACTGTTTTCGTGG GGGGCAAACAGCTATGGACAACTTTGTTGTGGCCACAAGAACGATGTCTCATTTCCGGAAAACGTCGGTGCAAGTTGTCACCTAAAAAACAGTGTTGTAGCGGCGATAGACGGAGGTGGAGGACATACAGCAATTATCACAG gcAAGGGCAAGCTGTTCATGTGTGGTTGGAATAACAAAGGTCAGCTGGGACTTGGTGATACAGAAGATCGTCAAATTTTGTGCCATGTTCAAGGTCTCAGTTGTGTCAAAACAGTTTCATGTGGATGGAATCATACCTTAGCTGTTACTG atgccggtttgtttgtttggggcTCAAATGCATTTGGACAACTAGGTATAGAAAAACTTGGTGGTCACATGACCACACCTGCAAAATCTCAG TATTTCACATATGAAGAAGTCATCAGTACTGCAGCAGGACTAAGGCATTCTCTGGTTGCTTTGG CTAATGGATCTGTGTGGTCTTGGGGAGCAAATAAGAAGGGACAGCTTGGCATTGGGAAAACTGGTGGCAATTGTTCAACTCCACAACAGG TCTTGTTCTCAGATGGTCAGCAGATAATTGAAGTTGTGGCAGGAGCATACCATTCAGCAGTATTAACAA CTTCAGGTCATGTCTTCTGTTGGGGCTCAAATCAACATGGACAGTGTGGCAAACCTCCAGATATCCATTCAACTGAAcatcaaatatttattaaaCCACAGTTGATTGGTGGATTATTAACAAGTGTTACTGTTACACAAGTCCACACAGGCTGGAGCCACCTGCTGGCTGTCACAG AAGACATTAAAGTGTTTTCATGGGGCCGTGCTGATTATGGTCAGTTAGGTTTGGGTGATGATGTGGTACAACTCGGCTTTAGTAGCGAACCAGCAGAGGTTGTTCGTGTCAGGGGAGCAAATCAG GTTTTGTGTGGTGCTGAACACAACATTGCTCTTTTAG ATTCTGGTTCAGTCATGACTTGGGGTTGGAATGAGCATGGAATTTGTGGTAGTGAAGATGAAACTCGAAATGTTCATCAACCAAGTGTGGTTTCTAAGCTGCATGATTATATCACCTCTTTAATTGGATGTGGAGGAGGACACagttttgctgttgttaagGGATAG
- the LOC131798729 gene encoding secretion-regulating guanine nucleotide exchange factor isoform X3, with protein MCGWNNKGQLGLGDTEDRQILCHVQGLSCVKTVSCGWNHTLAVTDAGLFVWGSNAFGQLGIEKLGGHMTTPAKSQYFTYEEVISTAAGLRHSLVALANGSVWSWGANKKGQLGIGKTGGNCSTPQQVLFSDGQQIIEVVAGAYHSAVLTTSGHVFCWGSNQHGQCGKPPDIHSTEHQIFIKPQLIGGLLTSVTVTQVHTGWSHLLAVTEDIKVFSWGRADYGQLGLGDDVVQLGFSSEPAEVVRVRGANQVLCGAEHNIALLDSGSVMTWGWNEHGICGSEDETRNVHQPSVVSKLHDYITSLIGCGGGHSFAVVKG; from the exons ATGTGTGGTTGGAATAACAAAGGTCAGCTGGGACTTGGTGATACAGAAGATCGTCAAATTTTGTGCCATGTTCAAGGTCTCAGTTGTGTCAAAACAGTTTCATGTGGATGGAATCATACCTTAGCTGTTACTG atgccggtttgtttgtttggggcTCAAATGCATTTGGACAACTAGGTATAGAAAAACTTGGTGGTCACATGACCACACCTGCAAAATCTCAG TATTTCACATATGAAGAAGTCATCAGTACTGCAGCAGGACTAAGGCATTCTCTGGTTGCTTTGG CTAATGGATCTGTGTGGTCTTGGGGAGCAAATAAGAAGGGACAGCTTGGCATTGGGAAAACTGGTGGCAATTGTTCAACTCCACAACAGG TCTTGTTCTCAGATGGTCAGCAGATAATTGAAGTTGTGGCAGGAGCATACCATTCAGCAGTATTAACAA CTTCAGGTCATGTCTTCTGTTGGGGCTCAAATCAACATGGACAGTGTGGCAAACCTCCAGATATCCATTCAACTGAAcatcaaatatttattaaaCCACAGTTGATTGGTGGATTATTAACAAGTGTTACTGTTACACAAGTCCACACAGGCTGGAGCCACCTGCTGGCTGTCACAG AAGACATTAAAGTGTTTTCATGGGGCCGTGCTGATTATGGTCAGTTAGGTTTGGGTGATGATGTGGTACAACTCGGCTTTAGTAGCGAACCAGCAGAGGTTGTTCGTGTCAGGGGAGCAAATCAG GTTTTGTGTGGTGCTGAACACAACATTGCTCTTTTAG ATTCTGGTTCAGTCATGACTTGGGGTTGGAATGAGCATGGAATTTGTGGTAGTGAAGATGAAACTCGAAATGTTCATCAACCAAGTGTGGTTTCTAAGCTGCATGATTATATCACCTCTTTAATTGGATGTGGAGGAGGACACagttttgctgttgttaagGGATAG
- the LOC131798729 gene encoding secretion-regulating guanine nucleotide exchange factor isoform X2: MADGTSLKKASKSELFSWGANSYGQLCCGHKNDVSFPENVGASCHLKNSVVAAIDGGGGHTAIITGKGKLFMCGWNNKGQLGLGDTEDRQILCHVQGLSCVKTVSCGWNHTLAVTDAGLFVWGSNAFGQLGIEKLGGHMTTPAKSQYFTYEEVISTAAGLRHSLVALANGSVWSWGANKKGQLGIGKTGGNCSTPQQVLFSDGQQIIEVVAGAYHSAVLTTSGHVFCWGSNQHGQCGKPPDIHSTEHQIFIKPQLIGGLLTSVTVTQVHTGWSHLLAVTDIKVFSWGRADYGQLGLGDDVVQLGFSSEPAEVVRVRGANQVLCGAEHNIALLDSGSVMTWGWNEHGICGSEDETRNVHQPSVVSKLHDYITSLIGCGGGHSFAVVKG, encoded by the exons ATGGCGGATGGGACGTCTTTGAAGAAAGCATCAAAAAGTGAACTGTTTTCGTGG GGGGCAAACAGCTATGGACAACTTTGTTGTGGCCACAAGAACGATGTCTCATTTCCGGAAAACGTCGGTGCAAGTTGTCACCTAAAAAACAGTGTTGTAGCGGCGATAGACGGAGGTGGAGGACATACAGCAATTATCACAG gcAAGGGCAAGCTGTTCATGTGTGGTTGGAATAACAAAGGTCAGCTGGGACTTGGTGATACAGAAGATCGTCAAATTTTGTGCCATGTTCAAGGTCTCAGTTGTGTCAAAACAGTTTCATGTGGATGGAATCATACCTTAGCTGTTACTG atgccggtttgtttgtttggggcTCAAATGCATTTGGACAACTAGGTATAGAAAAACTTGGTGGTCACATGACCACACCTGCAAAATCTCAG TATTTCACATATGAAGAAGTCATCAGTACTGCAGCAGGACTAAGGCATTCTCTGGTTGCTTTGG CTAATGGATCTGTGTGGTCTTGGGGAGCAAATAAGAAGGGACAGCTTGGCATTGGGAAAACTGGTGGCAATTGTTCAACTCCACAACAGG TCTTGTTCTCAGATGGTCAGCAGATAATTGAAGTTGTGGCAGGAGCATACCATTCAGCAGTATTAACAA CTTCAGGTCATGTCTTCTGTTGGGGCTCAAATCAACATGGACAGTGTGGCAAACCTCCAGATATCCATTCAACTGAAcatcaaatatttattaaaCCACAGTTGATTGGTGGATTATTAACAAGTGTTACTGTTACACAAGTCCACACAGGCTGGAGCCACCTGCTGGCTGTCACAG ACATTAAAGTGTTTTCATGGGGCCGTGCTGATTATGGTCAGTTAGGTTTGGGTGATGATGTGGTACAACTCGGCTTTAGTAGCGAACCAGCAGAGGTTGTTCGTGTCAGGGGAGCAAATCAG GTTTTGTGTGGTGCTGAACACAACATTGCTCTTTTAG ATTCTGGTTCAGTCATGACTTGGGGTTGGAATGAGCATGGAATTTGTGGTAGTGAAGATGAAACTCGAAATGTTCATCAACCAAGTGTGGTTTCTAAGCTGCATGATTATATCACCTCTTTAATTGGATGTGGAGGAGGACACagttttgctgttgttaagGGATAG
- the LOC131771793 gene encoding cytidine and dCMP deaminase domain-containing protein 1 — MEEKSELENELMRSTSPKPSVPNGSKGNECEQRETRITKENLYMVLALWMEEFPVVEQTSSAKRLNKVGVVFVLPTDRVLAADCSRDGVHGVARVMVNHCGKLEGCKVFVSRKPCSLCAKLLVQSKVSRVFYLPIEPESENEGEIARADNLFKNSSVGQSVFVPCVEQKVLDKLEDKLPKEIITPDDISECRDNLLKKCGWSAEWFARAQASLPWPCFEGKMKSQVDNDFKSLIKWIAVVKAPMDKGVAFPKVKLTSDSRVVPDCDADNFPDSKTAYHMMIFAKMLARQTDDPKTGVGAVIVRGQVPDIVSLGWNGFPSKALYGEFPRASDDDRALQKKFPYVIHAEQNALMVRNVKDLTDGILFVTKPPCDECAPMIKLSGVKTIVIGEKIEKSRGGELSYNLIKEYIKEGIMTCYQMEATKTKAKRLASDPETRKRLKSSCSNSNDV; from the coding sequence ATGGAGGAGAAATCAGAACTGGAAAATGAACTGATGCGCTCCACTTCTCCAAAACCGAGTGTACCGAATGGATCTAAAGGAAACGAGTGTGAACAACGCGAGACCAGAATAACGAAAGAGAATTTGTACATGGTATTAGCGCTTTGGATGGAAGAGTTTCCGGTCGTGGAACAAACAAGCAGTGCCAAACGACTTAACAAAGTCGGTGTAGTGTTCGTATTGCCAACCGATCGTGTCTTGGCTGCCGACTGTAGTCGCGATGGCGTCCACGGAGTCGCCCGTGTTATGGTTAACCACTGTGGAAAGCTTGAAGGTTGTAAAGTGTTTGTATCCCGGAAGCCTTGTTCCCTTTGTGCTAAACTCCTTGTACAGTCAAAAGTTTCTCGTGTGTTCTACCTACCAATAGAACCAGAATCAGAAAACGAAGGAGAAATAGCAAGAGCGGATAACCTCTTCAAAAACAGTTCCGTCGGTCAATCCGTGTTCGTTCCTTGCGTTGAACAAAAGGTTTTGGACAAACTCGAGGACAAGTTACCGAAAGAAATAATAACACCAGATGACATCAGCGAATGTCGCGATAACCTCTTGAAAAAATGCGGGTGGAGCGCCGAGTGGTTTGCTCGCGCCCAGGCAAGTCTTCCTTGGCCATGCTTTGAGGGCAAGATGAAATCTCAGGTTGACAACGATTTCAAATCCTTGATAAAATGGATCGCCGTTGTCAAGGCCCCTATGGACAAAGGTGTTGCTTTCCCAAAGGTTAAGCTTACGTCTGACTCTCGTGTCGTTCCTGATTGCGATGCTGACAACTTTCCAGACTCTAAAACAGCTTACCACATGATGATTTTTGCGAAAATGCTTGCTAGACAGACAGATGACCCCAAGACTGGTGTAGGAGCTGTCATTGTTAGAGGTCAAGTTCCAGATATCGTGTCTCTGGGTTGGAATGGCTTCCCATCCAAAGCATTGTATGGCGAGTTTCCAAGAGCTTCTGATGACGACCGTGCGCTTCAAAAAAAGTTTCCCTATGTTATCCACGCCGAGCAAAACGCTCTGATGGTAAGGAATGTCAAGGATTTGACAGACGGAATCCTGTTTGTTACCAAGCCTCCATGTGATGAATGTGCTCCAATGATCAAGCTTAGTGGCGTAAAAACCATCGTAATCGGCGAGAAAATAGAGAAGAGTCGAGGCGGAGAACTGTCCTACAACCTGATTAAAGAGTACATTAAAGAAGGGATCATGACCTGCTATCAGATGGAggccacaaaaacaaaagcaaagcgTCTGGCTTCTGATCCAGAAACAAGGAAAAGACTGAAATCGAGCTGCTCGAATTCAAATGATGTTTGA